One Bradyrhizobium sp. CCGB12 genomic window carries:
- the denD gene encoding D-erythronate dehydrogenase: MHILVLGAAGMVGRKLCERLLRDGRLGKSDITKLTMHDVVEPKKPEKAGFAVETASGDFAVPGAAEKLIAGRPDVIFHLAAIVSGEAELDFDKGYRINLDGTRMLLDAIRLVGGGYKPRVVFTSSIAVFGAPFPDAIGDEFFHTPLLSYGTQKAIGELLLADYSRRGFLDGIGIRLPTICIRPGLPNKAASGFFSNILREPLAGKEAILPVSEDVRHWHATPRSAVGFLLHAGTMDLATVGPRRNLTMPGLSATVGEQIAALKRVAGEKVAARIKREPDPFIVGIVGGWPRNFNAKRSLELGFTTAEKNFDDIIRIHIEDELGGNFVA, from the coding sequence TTGCACATTCTGGTTCTGGGCGCCGCCGGCATGGTCGGCCGCAAACTCTGTGAACGGCTGCTGCGCGACGGTCGACTCGGCAAGAGCGACATCACCAAGCTGACCATGCATGACGTGGTCGAACCCAAGAAGCCGGAGAAGGCCGGTTTTGCCGTCGAGACCGCTTCGGGCGATTTCGCTGTGCCGGGCGCTGCCGAGAAGCTGATCGCCGGCCGCCCCGACGTGATCTTCCACCTCGCGGCCATCGTCTCGGGGGAAGCCGAGCTCGATTTCGACAAGGGCTATCGCATCAATCTCGACGGCACGCGGATGCTGCTCGATGCGATCAGGCTCGTCGGCGGCGGCTACAAGCCACGCGTGGTCTTCACCTCCTCGATCGCGGTATTCGGCGCGCCGTTCCCCGATGCGATCGGTGACGAATTCTTCCACACCCCGCTGCTCAGCTACGGCACCCAGAAGGCGATCGGCGAATTGCTGCTCGCCGATTATTCGCGCCGCGGTTTCCTCGACGGCATCGGCATCCGCCTGCCGACCATCTGCATCCGCCCGGGCCTGCCCAACAAGGCGGCATCGGGTTTCTTCTCCAACATCCTGCGCGAGCCGCTGGCCGGCAAGGAGGCGATCCTCCCGGTGTCCGAGGACGTCCGCCACTGGCACGCCACGCCGCGCTCCGCCGTCGGCTTCCTGCTCCACGCCGGCACCATGGATCTCGCGACCGTCGGCCCGCGCCGCAATCTGACCATGCCGGGCCTGTCGGCCACGGTCGGCGAGCAGATCGCTGCCTTGAAGCGCGTCGCGGGCGAGAAGGTCGCCGCACGCATCAAGCGCGAGCCGGATCCCTTCATCGTCGGAATCGTCGGCGGCTGGCCGCGCAATTTCAATGCAAAGCGGTCGCTCGAGCTCGGCTTCACCACTGCCGAGAAGAATTTCGACGACATCATCCGCATTCATATCGAAGACGAGCTCGGCGGCAATTTCGTCGCCTGA
- a CDS encoding carbohydrate ABC transporter permease, whose translation MTTADDQSVGMDYLESFPRKFLRVYLPLGLIIFFLLFPFYWMAVATFKPDAEMYDYEKYNPFWIVHPTLEHIKKLIVETDYPLWMWNTVIVSVSSTFISLFASVCAAYAIERLRYKGSRYVGLAIFLGYLVPPSILFIPLAAIVFQLGLFDGNLALILTYPTFLIPFCTWLLMGYFRTIPYELEECALIDGATRLQILVKITLPLSLPGVISAGIFAFTLSWNEFIYALTFISSSENKTIPVGAITELVSGDVYHWGALMAAALTGSVPVVILYSFFVEYYVSAMTGAVKE comes from the coding sequence ATGACGACCGCAGACGACCAAAGCGTCGGAATGGACTACCTCGAGAGCTTCCCGCGGAAGTTCTTGCGCGTCTACCTTCCGCTCGGCCTGATCATCTTCTTCCTGCTGTTCCCGTTCTACTGGATGGCGGTCGCGACGTTCAAGCCGGACGCGGAAATGTACGACTACGAGAAGTACAATCCGTTCTGGATCGTGCATCCGACGCTGGAGCACATCAAGAAGCTGATCGTCGAAACCGACTATCCGCTCTGGATGTGGAACACCGTGATCGTCTCGGTGTCCTCCACCTTCATCTCGCTGTTTGCCAGCGTCTGCGCCGCCTATGCGATCGAACGTCTCCGCTACAAGGGTTCGCGCTATGTCGGCCTTGCGATCTTCCTCGGCTATCTCGTGCCGCCCTCGATCCTGTTCATTCCGCTGGCGGCGATCGTGTTCCAGCTCGGCCTGTTCGATGGCAATCTGGCGCTGATCCTAACCTATCCGACCTTCCTGATCCCGTTCTGCACCTGGCTCCTGATGGGCTATTTCCGCACCATTCCCTACGAGCTCGAGGAATGCGCGCTGATCGACGGGGCGACGCGGCTTCAGATCCTGGTCAAGATCACGCTGCCGCTGTCGCTCCCGGGGGTGATCTCGGCCGGTATCTTCGCCTTCACGTTGTCCTGGAACGAGTTCATCTACGCGCTGACCTTCATCTCCTCGTCGGAGAACAAGACGATTCCCGTCGGCGCCATCACCGAGCTCGTCAGCGGCGACGTCTACCATTGGGGCGCGCTGATGGCGGCGGCCCTGACCGGCTCGGTCCCTGTAGTTATCCTTTATTCCTTCTTCGTGGAGTACTATGTGTCGGCGATGACCGGCGCCGTGAAGGAGTGA
- a CDS encoding carbohydrate ABC transporter permease, producing MAVMAESTAAQVKRSSLWTRAFESRNFLGAMFMVPAIAILILFLAYPLALGFWLGMTDTKIGGAGRYIGFQNFISLSKDSVFWLSVFNTIFYTVFASVVKFAIGLYLALLLNERLPFKSMIRAIVLLPFVVPTVLSAIAFWWIYDSQFSIISWVLMKAGLITQYIDFLGDPWNARWSVIAANIWRGVPFVAITLLAGLQTISPSLYEAANLDGATNMQRFRHITLPMLSPIIAVVMTFSVLMTFTDFQLIYTITRGGPINATHLMATLSFQRAITGGNLGEGAAISNAMIPFLVAAILLSFFGLQRSRWQQGGRD from the coding sequence ATGGCAGTCATGGCCGAGTCCACTGCGGCGCAGGTCAAGCGCAGTAGCCTGTGGACCAGAGCATTCGAAAGCCGGAATTTTCTCGGCGCGATGTTCATGGTGCCTGCGATCGCCATTCTGATCCTGTTTCTGGCCTATCCCTTGGCGCTTGGCTTCTGGCTCGGCATGACCGACACCAAGATCGGCGGGGCGGGCCGCTACATCGGCTTCCAGAACTTCATCTCGCTGTCCAAGGACTCCGTGTTCTGGCTGTCGGTGTTCAACACCATCTTCTACACGGTGTTCGCGAGCGTCGTGAAATTCGCGATCGGACTTTACCTGGCGCTGTTGCTCAACGAGCGGCTGCCGTTCAAGTCGATGATCCGTGCGATCGTGCTGCTGCCTTTCGTGGTGCCGACGGTGCTCTCCGCGATCGCGTTCTGGTGGATCTATGACAGCCAGTTCTCGATCATCTCCTGGGTGCTGATGAAGGCCGGCCTGATCACGCAGTACATCGACTTCCTCGGCGACCCCTGGAATGCACGCTGGTCGGTCATCGCCGCCAACATCTGGCGGGGCGTGCCTTTCGTGGCGATCACGCTGCTGGCGGGCCTTCAGACCATCTCGCCCTCGCTCTATGAGGCCGCCAATCTCGATGGCGCCACCAACATGCAGCGCTTCCGCCACATCACGCTGCCGATGCTGTCGCCGATCATCGCGGTCGTGATGACCTTCTCGGTGCTGATGACGTTCACCGACTTCCAGCTGATCTACACCATCACGCGGGGCGGGCCGATCAACGCCACCCATCTGATGGCGACGCTGTCGTTCCAGCGGGCCATCACCGGCGGCAATCTCGGCGAGGGCGCGGCGATCTCGAATGCGATGATTCCGTTCCTGGTCGCGGCGATCCTGCTCAGCTTTTTCGGGCTTCAGCGCTCTCGCTGGCAGCAGGGCGGGAGGGACTGA
- a CDS encoding ABC transporter substrate-binding protein, which translates to MSDFDRRSVLKAGLGGAALLAGPGIVPVRAAEWTNTPEPNASIRVLRWKQFIQAEFDKFAEQTKKFSEKTGVKVKLEAESWEDIRPKAAVAANVGAGPDLIIGTLDDPHKFPEKLIDVTDVAQYLGAQYGGWYPVAEKYGKKGNGWIAIPQGATGGCLNYRISHVKAAGFEEFPKDTAGFLKLCQALKKNNTPPGFALGHATGDANGWCQWALWAFGGKVVNEKNEVVIDSPETIAALEYVKQLYETFIPGVLSWNDSNNNKAFLNGELSLTLNGISIWTVGKNSTDPKQQEIAKDMNHAPMPIGPVGVSTEQQNVLVYYGYKHSKYPKAVKEYIKFMMDKENYDAWEVASNGYVSPPLPAYNENPVWTSDPKITPYRDCLKRCRDNGFAGDLGYASAAVMGDFVVVDMFAEAASGSATPKQAASRAAERAKRYYQV; encoded by the coding sequence ATGAGCGATTTCGACAGGCGTAGTGTGCTCAAGGCGGGCCTCGGCGGCGCAGCGCTGCTGGCCGGCCCGGGCATCGTCCCGGTGCGCGCGGCGGAGTGGACCAACACGCCCGAGCCGAACGCGTCCATCCGCGTGCTGCGCTGGAAGCAGTTCATTCAGGCCGAGTTCGATAAGTTCGCCGAGCAGACCAAGAAGTTCTCTGAGAAGACCGGCGTCAAGGTCAAGCTCGAGGCCGAGAGCTGGGAGGACATTCGTCCGAAGGCGGCGGTCGCCGCCAATGTCGGCGCCGGTCCCGACCTCATCATCGGCACGCTCGATGATCCCCACAAATTCCCGGAGAAGCTGATCGACGTGACCGACGTCGCCCAATATCTCGGCGCCCAGTATGGCGGCTGGTATCCGGTCGCCGAGAAGTACGGCAAGAAGGGCAATGGCTGGATCGCGATTCCCCAAGGCGCGACCGGTGGCTGCCTGAACTACCGCATCAGCCATGTGAAAGCCGCCGGCTTCGAGGAGTTCCCGAAGGACACCGCCGGCTTCCTCAAGCTCTGCCAGGCGCTGAAGAAGAACAACACGCCGCCCGGCTTTGCGCTCGGTCACGCCACGGGCGATGCCAACGGCTGGTGCCAGTGGGCGCTGTGGGCGTTCGGCGGCAAGGTCGTCAACGAGAAGAACGAGGTCGTGATCGACTCGCCCGAGACGATCGCCGCGCTCGAATACGTCAAGCAGCTCTATGAGACCTTCATCCCCGGCGTGTTGTCCTGGAACGACTCCAACAACAACAAGGCGTTCCTGAACGGCGAGCTCAGCCTCACCCTGAACGGCATCTCGATCTGGACGGTCGGCAAGAACTCGACCGATCCGAAGCAGCAGGAGATCGCCAAGGACATGAACCACGCGCCGATGCCGATCGGTCCCGTGGGCGTGTCGACCGAGCAGCAGAACGTGCTCGTCTATTACGGCTACAAGCACTCGAAGTATCCGAAGGCGGTCAAGGAATACATCAAGTTCATGATGGACAAGGAGAATTACGACGCCTGGGAGGTTGCCTCCAACGGCTACGTCTCGCCGCCGCTCCCGGCCTACAACGAAAACCCGGTCTGGACGTCGGACCCGAAGATCACCCCGTACCGTGACTGCCTGAAGCGCTGCCGCGACAACGGCTTCGCCGGCGATCTCGGTTATGCCTCCGCGGCCGTGATGGGCGACTTCGTCGTCGTCGACATGTTCGCCGAGGCAGCCTCGGGCTCGGCAACGCCGAAGCAGGCGGCATCGCGCGCCGCCGAGCGCGCCAAGCGCTACTACCAGGTCTGA
- a CDS encoding ABC transporter ATP-binding protein has product MSSVQIRDVRKSFGNFEVLHGVTVPIEDGQFVVLVGPSGCGKSTLLRMLAGLENITSGTISIGDRVVNNVQPKERDIAMVFQNYALYPHMTVADNMGFSLKLRNAGSDEINKRVKRAAEILALSPLLDRYPRQLSGGQRQRVAMGRAIVRDPQVFLFDEPLSNLDAKLRVAMRTEIKELHQRLKTTTVYVTHDQIEAMTMADKIVVMHDGIVEQMGTPLELYDRPDNQFVAGFIGSPAMNFLKGHVRVNGVATFEGPNGVKLPLKNAPAGSDGRPAVYGVRPEHFTIADDGAEAEIIVVEPTGSETQVFAKIGGEQVVAVFRERHQFNPGDKVRLKPDPSLVHLFDEATGKRM; this is encoded by the coding sequence ATGTCGTCTGTGCAAATCCGCGACGTGCGAAAATCGTTCGGCAATTTTGAAGTCCTGCACGGCGTGACGGTACCGATCGAGGACGGTCAGTTCGTCGTCCTGGTTGGTCCCTCCGGCTGCGGCAAGTCGACGCTTCTGCGCATGCTCGCCGGTCTCGAGAACATCACCTCCGGCACGATCTCGATCGGCGACCGCGTCGTCAACAATGTCCAGCCCAAGGAGCGGGACATTGCCATGGTATTCCAGAACTACGCGCTCTATCCGCACATGACCGTTGCCGACAACATGGGTTTCTCGCTGAAGCTGCGGAATGCCGGCTCCGACGAGATCAACAAGCGCGTCAAGCGGGCCGCCGAGATCCTGGCACTGTCGCCGCTGCTCGATCGTTATCCGCGCCAGCTCTCGGGCGGCCAGCGTCAGCGCGTCGCCATGGGCCGCGCCATCGTCCGCGATCCGCAGGTCTTCCTGTTCGACGAGCCCTTGTCGAACCTCGATGCCAAGCTGCGCGTCGCCATGCGCACCGAGATCAAGGAGCTGCATCAGCGGCTGAAGACCACGACCGTCTACGTCACCCACGACCAGATCGAGGCCATGACCATGGCCGACAAGATTGTCGTGATGCATGACGGCATCGTCGAGCAGATGGGCACGCCGCTCGAGCTCTACGACAGGCCCGACAACCAGTTCGTCGCCGGCTTTATCGGCTCGCCCGCCATGAACTTCCTCAAGGGCCATGTGCGCGTCAACGGCGTTGCGACCTTCGAGGGGCCGAACGGCGTCAAGCTGCCGCTCAAGAATGCGCCGGCAGGGTCCGACGGCCGTCCCGCCGTCTACGGCGTGCGGCCTGAGCATTTCACCATCGCCGATGACGGGGCCGAGGCCGAGATCATCGTGGTCGAGCCGACGGGCTCGGAGACGCAGGTGTTCGCCAAGATCGGCGGCGAACAGGTCGTCGCGGTCTTCCGCGAGCGCCACCAGTTCAACCCGGGCGACAAGGTGCGGCTGAAGCCCGACCCGTCACTGGTGCACCTGTTCGACGAGGCGACAGGCAAGCGCATGTAG
- a CDS encoding LacI family DNA-binding transcriptional regulator — protein MGRKRTKSGKIRLAEVAELAGVSPITASRFFRNPEALSVAKRTRVESAAKELGYVPNLAARALASQRTEVIGVLIPSLTNNVFSDVLRGIYDASEGSRYSIQLSNTRYSILQEEKLLRLFLAQKPAGLIVTGIDQTAESRAMLEVADCPIVQIMETGPNPVDMMIGFSHYDAARAAVAHLFAQGHRKVGFVGARMDPRVQRRLDGYVSAMKDAALFEQRLVVTTATPTSVTLGGALFTDLLAREPDIDAVFCANDDLALGVLFECRRREIAVPEQIAIVGFNDLEFMASAVPTLTSVRTNRYEMGKTAATMLIEAIEGRRPEQPVLDLGFKVIERQSSSSRRSDNRPAASGAGAANKMVALPSSHD, from the coding sequence ATGGGTCGAAAACGCACCAAGTCAGGCAAAATCCGGCTGGCGGAAGTCGCCGAGCTTGCTGGCGTCAGCCCGATCACGGCGTCCCGCTTCTTCCGTAATCCGGAAGCGCTGTCGGTTGCCAAGCGGACGCGGGTCGAGAGCGCCGCCAAGGAGCTCGGCTATGTGCCGAACCTTGCAGCACGCGCGCTGGCCTCGCAACGCACCGAAGTGATCGGTGTATTGATCCCCTCGCTCACCAATAACGTGTTCTCGGACGTGCTGCGCGGCATCTATGACGCCTCCGAAGGCAGCCGCTACTCGATCCAGCTGTCCAATACACGCTACAGCATCCTCCAGGAGGAGAAGCTGCTGCGGCTGTTTCTCGCGCAGAAGCCCGCCGGGCTGATCGTCACCGGCATCGACCAGACCGCGGAATCGCGCGCGATGCTGGAGGTCGCCGATTGCCCGATCGTGCAGATCATGGAGACCGGCCCCAATCCGGTCGACATGATGATCGGCTTTTCGCACTATGATGCAGCGCGCGCGGCGGTGGCCCATCTGTTCGCGCAGGGTCACCGCAAGGTCGGCTTCGTCGGCGCGCGCATGGATCCGCGGGTACAGCGACGACTGGACGGATATGTCTCGGCCATGAAGGACGCCGCGCTGTTCGAGCAGCGCCTCGTCGTCACGACCGCGACACCGACATCGGTGACGCTCGGCGGCGCCCTGTTCACTGATCTGCTCGCGCGCGAGCCCGACATCGATGCGGTGTTCTGTGCCAATGACGACCTCGCGCTCGGCGTGCTGTTCGAATGCCGGCGCCGGGAGATTGCGGTCCCCGAGCAGATCGCGATCGTCGGATTCAACGACCTCGAATTCATGGCCTCCGCCGTCCCCACCCTCACCAGCGTGCGCACCAACCGCTACGAGATGGGGAAAACGGCCGCGACCATGCTGATCGAGGCAATTGAAGGTCGGCGGCCCGAGCAGCCGGTGCTCGATCTCGGCTTCAAGGTGATCGAGCGGCAAAGCTCGTCGTCGCGGCGTTCGGATAACAGGCCGGCCGCTTCGGGCGCCGGCGCCGCGAACAAAATGGTAGCGTTACCAAGTAGCCATGACTAG
- a CDS encoding IlvD/Edd family dehydratase, with amino-acid sequence MTKKPTNGHAAGNGARRHLRSQEWFNNPHNPGMTALYMERYLNYGLTRAELQSGKPIIGIAQTGNDLSPCNRHHIELAHRVREGIREAGGIAMEFPTHPIQETGKRPTAALDRNLAYLGLVEILYGYPLDGVVLTTGCDKTTPACMMAAATVNLPAIVLSGGPMLNGWHAGERTGSGTIVWKSRERLAAGEIDYEEFMEIVASSAPSVGHCNTMGTASTMNGLAEALGFSLPGCAAIPAPYRERGQIAYETGKRIVEMVWEDLKPSDILTRKAFENCIVINSAIGGSTNAPIHINALARHIGVELSIDDWQKFGHDVPLLVNMQPAGFYLGEEFHRAGGVPAVVRELMKHKRIHEDAVTVNGRGIGENCKDAPKPDSDVIWAYDKPLVKDAGFLVLRGNLFDSAIMKTSVISKEFRDRYLNNPKDLNAFEGRAIVFEGPEDYHERIDDASLDIDERCVLFIRGTGPIGYPGGAEVVNMQPPAALIKRGILSLPCIGDGRQSGTSGSPSILNASPEAAANGGLAILRTGDKVRIDLNKGSANILIPDDEVKKRHAELMADGGFKHPANQTPWQEIYRNTVGQQSTGACMELATRYQNVAGTFGVARDNH; translated from the coding sequence ATGACAAAAAAGCCAACCAATGGGCACGCTGCCGGCAACGGCGCTCGCCGCCACCTTCGCTCGCAGGAATGGTTCAACAACCCGCATAATCCGGGCATGACCGCGCTCTATATGGAGCGGTATTTGAACTACGGCCTCACCCGCGCCGAGCTTCAGTCCGGCAAGCCGATCATCGGCATCGCGCAGACCGGCAACGACCTCTCCCCCTGCAACCGCCACCATATCGAACTCGCGCACCGTGTCCGCGAAGGCATCCGCGAGGCCGGTGGCATTGCGATGGAGTTCCCGACCCATCCGATCCAGGAGACCGGCAAGCGTCCGACCGCGGCGCTCGACCGCAATCTCGCCTATCTCGGCCTCGTCGAAATCCTCTACGGCTATCCGCTCGACGGCGTCGTGCTGACCACCGGCTGCGACAAGACCACGCCGGCCTGCATGATGGCGGCGGCGACCGTCAACCTGCCCGCGATCGTGCTGTCGGGCGGCCCGATGCTCAACGGCTGGCATGCCGGCGAGCGCACCGGCTCAGGCACCATCGTCTGGAAGTCGCGCGAGCGGCTTGCCGCCGGCGAGATCGACTATGAAGAGTTCATGGAGATCGTGGCCTCCTCGGCGCCCTCGGTCGGCCATTGCAACACCATGGGCACCGCCTCGACCATGAACGGGCTTGCCGAAGCGCTCGGATTCTCGCTGCCGGGCTGCGCGGCGATCCCCGCGCCCTATCGCGAGCGCGGCCAGATCGCCTACGAGACCGGCAAGCGCATCGTCGAGATGGTCTGGGAGGATTTGAAACCTTCGGACATCCTGACCCGCAAGGCGTTCGAGAACTGCATCGTGATCAATTCGGCGATCGGCGGCTCGACCAACGCGCCGATCCACATCAACGCCCTCGCCCGCCACATCGGCGTCGAGCTCTCGATCGACGACTGGCAGAAGTTCGGCCACGACGTGCCGCTGCTGGTCAACATGCAGCCGGCCGGCTTCTATCTCGGCGAGGAATTCCACCGCGCCGGCGGCGTGCCGGCCGTGGTGCGCGAGCTGATGAAGCACAAGCGCATCCATGAGGACGCGGTCACCGTCAACGGACGCGGCATCGGCGAGAACTGCAAGGACGCGCCGAAGCCGGACAGCGACGTGATCTGGGCTTACGACAAGCCGCTGGTGAAGGACGCCGGCTTCCTGGTGCTGAGGGGCAATCTGTTCGATTCCGCGATCATGAAGACCAGCGTGATCTCGAAGGAATTTCGCGACCGCTATCTCAACAACCCCAAAGACCTCAACGCCTTCGAAGGCCGCGCCATCGTGTTCGAGGGGCCGGAGGATTATCACGAGCGGATCGACGATGCCTCGCTCGACATCGACGAGCGCTGCGTGCTGTTCATCCGCGGCACCGGGCCGATCGGCTACCCCGGTGGCGCCGAGGTCGTGAACATGCAGCCGCCGGCGGCATTGATCAAACGCGGCATCCTGTCCCTGCCCTGCATCGGCGACGGCCGCCAGTCCGGCACCTCGGGCTCACCCTCGATCCTGAACGCTTCGCCCGAAGCCGCCGCCAATGGCGGGCTTGCGATCCTGAGGACCGGCGACAAGGTGCGCATCGACCTCAACAAGGGCAGCGCCAACATCCTGATCCCGGACGACGAGGTGAAGAAGCGCCATGCCGAGCTGATGGCGGATGGCGGGTTCAAGCATCCGGCGAACCAGACGCCGTGGCAGGAGATCTACCGCAATACCGTCGGCCAGCAATCGACCGGCGCCTGCATGGAGCTCGCGACGAGGTACCAGAACGTCGCCGGCACGTTTGGCGTAGCGCGGGATAATCACTAG
- a CDS encoding SDR family oxidoreductase, which produces MADRLKGKRAVVTAAAAGIGRACAIAFAREGATVIATDINESGIAGLTKEGIAEVAKLDVRNTADVNAFAKRVGKIDILLNAAGFVHHGTILECSEEDFDFSFDLNVKSMHRTIRAFLPEMLAGGGGSIVNISSCAALRPPANRYVYSSSKAAVSLLSRAVALDFITKGIRCNSICPGTVETPSMLDRAAAQGPQGKEMFISRQKMGRLGTADEIAAMAVYLGSDESAFTTGVDLVVDGGYML; this is translated from the coding sequence ATGGCAGACCGCCTCAAGGGAAAGCGCGCCGTCGTCACGGCAGCGGCAGCAGGCATCGGGCGCGCATGTGCCATCGCATTCGCGCGTGAGGGTGCAACCGTCATTGCCACCGACATCAACGAGAGCGGCATTGCTGGCTTGACCAAGGAAGGCATCGCCGAGGTCGCAAAACTCGACGTCCGCAACACCGCCGACGTCAACGCTTTCGCCAAGCGCGTCGGCAAGATCGACATCCTGCTCAACGCGGCCGGCTTCGTGCATCACGGCACCATCCTGGAGTGCTCGGAAGAGGATTTTGATTTCTCGTTCGACCTCAACGTCAAATCCATGCACCGGACCATCCGGGCGTTCCTGCCCGAGATGCTGGCGGGCGGCGGCGGCAGCATCGTCAACATCTCGTCCTGCGCGGCCTTGAGGCCGCCGGCGAACCGCTACGTTTACAGCTCGTCGAAGGCGGCGGTGTCGCTGCTCTCGCGCGCGGTCGCGCTGGACTTCATCACCAAGGGCATCCGCTGCAACTCGATCTGCCCCGGCACCGTCGAGACGCCCTCGATGCTCGACCGCGCCGCCGCGCAGGGGCCGCAGGGCAAGGAGATGTTCATCTCGCGCCAGAAGATGGGCCGGCTCGGCACCGCCGACGAGATCGCAGCGATGGCGGTCTATCTTGGCAGTGACGAAAGCGCGTTCACCACCGGCGTCGACCTCGTCGTCGACGGCGGCTACATGCTCTGA
- a CDS encoding SDR family NAD(P)-dependent oxidoreductase: MNKIDLNGRVAIVTGGAQGFGRAITERFVASGAKVAIWDFDAALAEKTAKEIGDGARVFKVDVTDTAAVEQARDATLAAFGKIDILVNNAGIAGVNKPVWETDLEEWRKVLRINLDGPFIVCKAIVPTMLKQKYGRIVNIASIAGKEGNPNASHYSASKAGLIALTKSLGKELAAHDILVNAVTPAAAKTAIFDQMTQQHIDFMLSKIPKARFVLVEELAAMVSWLASEDCAFSTGAVFDISGGRATY; encoded by the coding sequence ATGAACAAGATCGACCTCAACGGCCGCGTTGCCATCGTCACCGGCGGCGCGCAGGGCTTTGGCCGCGCCATCACCGAACGCTTCGTCGCCTCTGGTGCGAAAGTCGCGATCTGGGATTTCGATGCTGCGCTGGCCGAGAAAACCGCAAAGGAAATCGGCGACGGCGCCCGCGTGTTCAAGGTCGACGTCACCGACACCGCGGCGGTCGAGCAGGCCCGCGATGCGACGCTCGCCGCCTTCGGCAAGATCGACATCCTCGTCAACAATGCCGGCATCGCCGGCGTCAACAAGCCGGTCTGGGAGACGGATCTCGAGGAATGGCGCAAGGTGCTGCGCATCAACCTCGACGGCCCCTTCATCGTCTGCAAGGCGATCGTGCCCACCATGCTCAAGCAGAAATACGGGAGGATCGTGAACATCGCCTCGATCGCCGGCAAGGAAGGCAATCCGAACGCCTCGCACTATTCGGCGTCCAAGGCCGGCCTGATCGCGCTGACGAAGTCGCTCGGCAAGGAGCTCGCAGCGCACGACATCCTCGTCAACGCGGTGACACCGGCGGCGGCGAAGACCGCGATCTTCGACCAGATGACGCAGCAGCATATCGACTTCATGCTGTCGAAGATTCCGAAGGCGCGCTTCGTGCTGGTGGAAGAGCTGGCCGCGATGGTGAGCTGGCTTGCATCGGAGGACTGCGCGTTCTCCACCGGCGCGGTGTTCGACATCTCAGGCGGGCGTGCTACCTATTGA
- a CDS encoding DMT family transporter — protein MGEISGVLAAVLSSALGGTSIGATRYLVSSLDPLAIGSLRFGIGFLLLLPLTLLRGDRWPMRADWVAAIGLGMLFFALFPILFNASLMFTTAARGALALSTLPLLSLVIGAALGAEALTWRKSIGVVIATLGVAVALLSDLTSAPAGAWRGDLLMIAAALCMALYGIWSKPLIRRSSPIAFTTMSMAAGAACLILLSYARGSFAPVANFGAPQWLAAVYLGAFGAALTFYLWAFALERTTPTRVAISVTVNPITASLVGAYLLNEPLRWNLAAGILAVFAGIWIATTTGRGAQAAGASASGRS, from the coding sequence GTGGGGGAGATTTCAGGCGTTTTGGCCGCCGTGCTGTCGAGCGCGCTGGGCGGCACCTCGATCGGCGCCACACGCTATCTCGTGAGTAGCCTCGATCCGCTGGCGATCGGCTCGCTCCGGTTCGGCATCGGCTTTCTCCTGCTGCTGCCGCTGACGCTGCTGCGCGGCGATCGCTGGCCAATGCGGGCGGACTGGGTCGCCGCGATTGGGCTCGGCATGTTGTTCTTCGCCCTGTTTCCGATCCTGTTCAATGCATCGCTGATGTTCACGACCGCCGCGCGCGGCGCGCTCGCCTTGTCGACGCTGCCTCTGCTGTCGCTCGTGATCGGGGCTGCGCTGGGCGCTGAGGCTTTGACCTGGCGTAAATCGATCGGCGTCGTGATTGCGACGTTGGGCGTTGCGGTCGCACTTCTCTCCGACCTGACCTCGGCGCCAGCTGGTGCCTGGCGCGGCGATCTCTTGATGATCGCGGCGGCGCTCTGCATGGCGTTGTACGGCATCTGGTCGAAGCCCCTGATCCGACGCTCCAGCCCGATCGCATTCACCACGATGAGCATGGCGGCAGGCGCGGCCTGTCTCATCCTGCTCTCTTACGCCCGGGGCAGCTTTGCGCCGGTCGCGAATTTCGGCGCGCCGCAATGGCTCGCCGCCGTCTATCTCGGCGCTTTCGGCGCGGCGCTGACCTTCTATCTCTGGGCCTTCGCATTGGAGCGGACGACGCCGACACGCGTCGCGATCTCGGTGACGGTCAATCCGATCACGGCATCGCTGGTCGGAGCCTATTTGCTGAACGAGCCGCTGCGCTGGAATCTGGCGGCCGGCATCCTCGCGGTCTTTGCCGGGATCTGGATCGCGACGACGACAGGCCGGGGGGCTCAGGCAGCGGGTGCGTCCGCTTCAGGCCGATCCTGA